In Aliamphritea ceti, a single window of DNA contains:
- the astA gene encoding arginine N-succinyltransferase, with product MMIVRPIRAEDHQALRELARKTGPGFTSLQDNDAQVKAKLEDALRAYDKNTPPQDALYLFVMEDTESNEVVGICGIEAAVGLTDPWYNYRVGTLIHASRELKVYNTINTLTITNDHTGYSELCTLFLAPEARHSRQGSLLSKSRFMFMAEFPHLFNSHVIAEMRGYSDENGVSPFWEGLGRHFFSLDFSEADQLSSMDKVFIAELMPKNTIYTKLLPEAAQEAIGQTHEATTPARKLLEKEGMRYTGYVDIFDGGPTLEAQTNDIRAIQESQYVKVQVSNRAPEGELYLVSTTDFSDFRCCMTALTPVGKHVAALSQEVADALQINDGSTVRVVPLSSARRF from the coding sequence ATGATGATTGTGCGCCCTATACGGGCTGAAGATCACCAGGCCCTGCGCGAACTGGCACGCAAAACCGGTCCGGGATTCACCTCCCTGCAAGATAACGACGCCCAGGTAAAAGCCAAACTGGAAGACGCCCTGCGCGCCTACGACAAAAATACTCCGCCGCAGGACGCCCTTTATTTGTTCGTCATGGAAGACACAGAATCCAACGAAGTAGTAGGCATCTGCGGTATCGAAGCCGCCGTCGGTTTAACCGATCCCTGGTACAACTACCGGGTCGGCACCCTGATTCATGCATCACGGGAACTGAAGGTTTATAACACCATCAACACCCTGACCATTACCAATGATCACACCGGCTACTCTGAGCTCTGCACTTTGTTCCTGGCACCTGAAGCCCGTCACAGCCGTCAGGGTTCACTGCTGTCTAAATCCCGCTTCATGTTCATGGCTGAATTTCCCCATCTGTTTAACAGCCATGTCATTGCAGAAATGCGCGGCTACTCAGATGAAAACGGTGTATCACCTTTCTGGGAAGGTCTGGGGCGTCACTTCTTCTCCCTGGACTTTTCTGAAGCTGACCAGCTGTCCTCAATGGACAAAGTATTCATCGCTGAGTTGATGCCAAAAAACACCATCTACACCAAGCTATTACCGGAAGCGGCACAGGAAGCAATTGGCCAGACACACGAAGCCACGACACCAGCCCGTAAGCTGCTTGAAAAAGAAGGCATGCGCTACACCGGTTATGTCGACATCTTCGACGGTGGTCCGACGCTGGAAGCACAAACAAACGATATTCGCGCCATTCAGGAAAGCCAGTACGTCAAAGTACAGGTTTCGAATCGTGCACCGGAAGGCGAACTTTACTTAGTCAGCACCACTGATTTTTCAGATTTCCGCTGTTGCATGACTGCTCTCACACCCGTTGGTAAACATGTCGCCGCCCTGTCACAGGAAGTTGCCGACGCCCTACAGATTAATGACGGAAGTACAGTACGGGTTGTACCGCTGTCATCCGCACGGAGATTTTAA
- the astD gene encoding succinylglutamate-semialdehyde dehydrogenase has product MTASLYINGQWLNGEGPAFSSLNPFSGEAIWQANAASPAQVNNAVEAARDAAQSWAELSFAERCTITRQYGEQLVANKQLIAETIAAETGKPLWETLTEAAAMAGKIEISIRAYEERTGEKSSDMAGAQAVLRHKPHGVVAVFGPYNFPGHLPNGHIVPALLAGNTVILKPSELTPKVAELMIQLWDKTDLPAGVLNLTQGEKDTGIALASHTGLDGLFFTGSSRTGHLLHEQFAGHPGKILALEMGGNNPLIVGEISDVKAAVHETLQSAYITSGQRCTCARRLYVPNGSTGDQFVAELSKAVSQIKVGGQFEEPAPFMGSLISETAADGIIAAQTNLLSLGASALVQANKLQAGTGLVSPGLLDVTAIAELPDEEYFGPLLQVIRYEEFDAAIQSANNTQYGLSAGLFSDSEDQFNTFYKKIRAGIVNWNKQITGASSAAPFGGVGASGNHRASAYYAADYCSYPVSGIETDSLAMPATLSPGLKLD; this is encoded by the coding sequence ATGACTGCATCTTTATACATCAACGGCCAGTGGCTCAACGGCGAAGGCCCGGCTTTTTCATCTTTGAATCCGTTCTCCGGTGAAGCAATCTGGCAAGCAAACGCAGCCAGCCCTGCGCAGGTTAACAACGCAGTTGAAGCAGCCCGTGATGCCGCTCAGAGTTGGGCTGAACTGAGCTTCGCAGAGCGCTGCACTATTACCCGTCAATACGGCGAACAGTTAGTTGCGAATAAGCAGCTGATTGCCGAGACGATTGCCGCAGAAACAGGTAAGCCACTCTGGGAAACCCTCACAGAAGCGGCAGCAATGGCTGGAAAAATTGAAATTTCTATCCGCGCTTATGAAGAACGCACCGGCGAAAAAAGCAGCGACATGGCAGGCGCACAGGCAGTATTACGCCACAAACCACATGGAGTAGTTGCTGTATTCGGACCTTATAACTTCCCAGGTCACTTACCAAACGGCCACATAGTACCGGCACTATTAGCGGGTAACACCGTTATTCTTAAGCCAAGTGAACTGACTCCTAAAGTTGCTGAGCTGATGATACAACTGTGGGATAAAACCGACCTGCCTGCTGGCGTCTTAAACCTCACTCAGGGTGAAAAAGACACCGGTATCGCACTGGCATCACACACTGGGCTGGACGGTCTTTTCTTCACTGGCAGCTCTCGCACCGGACACCTGTTACACGAACAGTTTGCCGGTCATCCGGGTAAGATTCTGGCGCTGGAAATGGGCGGCAACAACCCTCTCATCGTCGGCGAAATCAGCGATGTTAAAGCGGCGGTTCACGAAACACTTCAGTCCGCGTACATCACTTCAGGCCAGCGCTGTACCTGTGCTCGCCGTCTGTATGTACCTAACGGCAGCACTGGCGATCAGTTTGTTGCTGAACTGAGCAAAGCAGTCAGCCAGATTAAAGTTGGCGGTCAGTTTGAAGAACCGGCACCATTCATGGGCAGCCTGATTTCTGAAACAGCTGCTGATGGCATTATTGCAGCGCAGACAAACCTGCTATCCCTTGGCGCATCTGCGCTGGTACAGGCGAACAAACTGCAAGCCGGTACCGGCTTAGTCAGCCCGGGCCTGCTAGATGTAACTGCCATTGCAGAATTGCCGGACGAAGAGTACTTCGGTCCGCTGTTGCAGGTAATCCGTTACGAAGAATTCGATGCGGCAATTCAGTCTGCCAACAACACTCAGTACGGTTTGTCAGCAGGCCTGTTCAGCGACAGCGAAGATCAGTTCAATACTTTCTATAAAAAGATTCGTGCCGGTATCGTTAACTGGAACAAACAGATTACCGGTGCCAGCAGCGCCGCACCATTCGGTGGCGTAGGTGCCAGCGGTAATCACCGTGCCAGCGCTTACTATGCGGCAGATTATTGCTCATACCCTGTTTCCGGTATCGAAACTGACAGCCTGGCCATGCCTGCCACCCTGTCTCCTGGTCTAAAGCTAGACTAA
- the astB gene encoding N-succinylarginine dihydrolase, translated as MTAREANFDGLVGPTHNYAGLSFGNVASEQHQAAASNPKLAAKQGLQKMKALHDMGFVQGVLAPQERPDIDTLRRLGFTGSDASVLASAARQAPRILAACCSASSMWTANAATVSPSADTADGKVHFTPANLTNKFHRSIEHSVTGRILQATFADNQHFQHHHALPGVEHFGDEGAANHTRFCHDYGKAGIEFFVFGRYGFDMSKPAPQKYPARQTLEACQAIARKHGLRDNAVVYAQQNPAVIDQGVFHNDVIAVGNGTLLFCHDQAFLNQAEVKAELTAAMDNDFEIIEVPSNKVSVQDAVQSYLFNSQLLSKPEGGTLLIIPEECEKNPAVWSYLQELVSSDASIDELKVFDLKQSMSNGGGPACLRLRVAMNTAEQAAFNQHTRMNDTLFNTLNAWVDKHYRDQLREQDLADPQLLTESRTALDELTQILQLGSVYPFQREGRCHP; from the coding sequence ATGACAGCACGCGAAGCTAATTTTGACGGCCTGGTCGGCCCAACCCACAACTATGCCGGCTTATCTTTCGGCAACGTTGCCTCTGAACAGCATCAGGCTGCGGCTTCCAACCCAAAGCTGGCAGCTAAGCAAGGCCTGCAAAAGATGAAAGCTCTGCATGATATGGGCTTTGTTCAGGGCGTACTGGCACCTCAGGAACGCCCGGATATTGATACTCTGCGACGTCTCGGCTTCACTGGCTCAGATGCCAGCGTACTCGCCAGCGCAGCTCGACAGGCGCCACGTATTCTTGCTGCTTGCTGCTCAGCTTCCAGCATGTGGACAGCTAATGCTGCAACCGTTTCACCCAGTGCTGATACTGCAGACGGCAAAGTACATTTTACCCCGGCTAACCTGACCAACAAATTCCATCGCTCTATCGAGCACAGTGTGACTGGCCGTATTCTGCAAGCCACCTTTGCCGATAATCAGCACTTTCAACATCACCATGCATTACCAGGCGTTGAGCATTTCGGTGATGAAGGTGCCGCGAACCACACGCGTTTTTGCCATGACTACGGCAAAGCCGGCATCGAGTTTTTTGTGTTTGGCCGCTACGGCTTTGATATGAGCAAGCCAGCGCCTCAAAAATATCCGGCCCGCCAAACGCTTGAAGCTTGTCAGGCAATAGCCCGCAAGCATGGCTTGCGCGACAACGCTGTTGTATATGCGCAACAAAACCCAGCGGTTATCGATCAGGGCGTCTTCCATAACGATGTTATTGCTGTCGGCAACGGTACCCTGCTGTTCTGCCACGATCAGGCCTTCCTGAATCAGGCAGAGGTAAAAGCAGAGCTAACCGCAGCTATGGACAACGACTTTGAAATTATCGAAGTCCCCAGTAACAAAGTATCAGTACAGGATGCTGTTCAAAGCTATCTATTCAACAGCCAGTTACTCAGTAAACCAGAAGGCGGCACTTTGCTGATCATTCCGGAAGAATGTGAGAAAAACCCGGCAGTATGGTCTTACCTGCAGGAACTGGTTAGCAGTGATGCCAGTATTGATGAACTGAAAGTATTCGATCTGAAACAGAGCATGAGTAACGGGGGCGGTCCAGCTTGCCTGCGCTTACGGGTAGCAATGAATACAGCAGAGCAAGCTGCTTTTAACCAGCATACCCGCATGAATGACACACTCTTCAACACGCTGAACGCCTGGGTAGACAAACACTACCGTGACCAATTACGGGAGCAAGATCTGGCTGACCCTCAGCTGCTAACTGAATCCCGAACTGCACTGGATGAGCTGACTCAGATTTTACAACTGGGATCGGTATATCCGTTCCAGCGCGAAGGCCGTTGCCACCCCTAA
- a CDS encoding PhzF family phenazine biosynthesis protein, whose translation MQTEVYTVNAFTYQNQGGNPAGVVVNADPLNTDQMQKIASKMSYPETAFVCTPPQNIHADLTVRFFTPSSEVDFCGHATLATFYLLWHLKILSAGNYTQATKAGLLNVCITDNGQIIMDQQAPQFMSIFPAQTIAPLLDLPINAINSQFHPQKVSTGLPDLFVAVTSGYLQQVTPDLPAISELSRQHNLTGLHVFELTPKETHDAICRNFAPRFGIDEEAATGSSSGALACYLQRHYFPQKTDYSFLQGQSLGLESEINVSLTIADNAVTQVQAFGTATLIKRQTL comes from the coding sequence ATGCAGACAGAAGTCTATACGGTTAATGCATTCACCTATCAAAATCAGGGAGGCAATCCAGCCGGAGTTGTAGTGAATGCTGATCCCCTTAACACTGACCAGATGCAAAAGATTGCCAGCAAAATGAGCTACCCGGAAACTGCATTTGTCTGTACACCTCCTCAGAATATACATGCCGACCTTACCGTACGTTTCTTTACCCCATCATCAGAAGTAGATTTCTGTGGTCATGCGACACTGGCAACATTTTACCTGCTCTGGCACCTCAAAATACTTTCTGCAGGTAACTATACTCAGGCAACCAAAGCCGGATTGCTGAATGTCTGTATTACGGACAATGGCCAGATAATTATGGACCAGCAAGCGCCACAGTTTATGTCCATCTTTCCCGCTCAGACAATCGCACCTTTACTGGATTTACCCATCAATGCTATTAATTCGCAGTTTCATCCGCAAAAAGTAAGTACCGGCCTGCCAGATCTGTTTGTTGCTGTAACAAGTGGCTATCTTCAGCAGGTAACGCCAGATCTGCCTGCAATTTCTGAGCTATCCCGACAACATAACCTGACAGGTTTGCATGTATTTGAATTAACACCTAAGGAAACACACGACGCTATCTGCCGCAACTTCGCCCCGCGCTTCGGCATTGATGAAGAAGCAGCTACAGGTAGCTCCAGTGGCGCACTGGCCTGCTATCTACAACGTCACTACTTCCCACAAAAAACTGATTACAGCTTCTTACAGGGACAATCTCTTGGCCTGGAATCAGAGATAAACGTCTCACTAACAATCGCAGACAATGCAGTGACTCAGGTCCAGGCCTTTGGCACAGCAACACTTATTAAACGGCAGACGCTATAG
- a CDS encoding LuxR C-terminal-related transcriptional regulator, whose product MTTSQRPVVPSALLNKWQHIIDLLARLSHTPAVLITRVRQDDISLLLRSRNTENPFQPKGFNKRCSDMYCDRVITDQTPLLINNALETADWKNAPSVERGMTFYLGYPLSWPDAEPFGTICVMDQQADNQALDYQQLMEEFQALINHDLKLLHELESHQQQQLQMEHRLSTLNTEIDARAIDLNEINTALRVLLRQRESDRQALEQEAYAELSQQITPLLEQLSAEPLSDAQQSCLLKIQRCLAPGDNNALHNLRLLSPAEQKVVGYIQAGKSSKEIAALLHVSKKTVDYHRQNIRKKLGLNSASLSLKSYLTPYFPRT is encoded by the coding sequence ATGACAACGTCTCAACGGCCCGTAGTCCCTTCTGCTTTGCTGAATAAATGGCAGCACATTATCGACTTACTGGCCCGTCTCAGCCACACCCCGGCAGTACTTATTACCCGCGTGCGTCAGGATGATATAAGCCTGTTATTGCGAAGCCGTAATACTGAAAACCCGTTCCAGCCTAAAGGCTTCAATAAACGTTGCAGCGACATGTACTGCGACCGGGTAATAACAGATCAGACGCCCCTGTTAATTAACAATGCTCTGGAAACAGCCGATTGGAAAAACGCCCCCAGCGTTGAACGGGGAATGACCTTCTATCTGGGCTACCCTCTTAGCTGGCCTGATGCAGAACCCTTTGGCACCATCTGCGTCATGGATCAGCAAGCCGACAATCAGGCGCTTGATTATCAGCAGCTGATGGAAGAGTTTCAGGCTTTGATCAACCACGACCTCAAACTGTTACATGAACTGGAAAGCCATCAGCAACAGCAACTTCAGATGGAGCATCGTCTGAGCACACTGAATACTGAGATAGATGCCCGCGCCATAGACTTAAATGAAATAAACACTGCACTGCGGGTATTACTCCGTCAGAGGGAGAGCGACCGACAAGCCCTGGAGCAGGAAGCCTATGCCGAACTCAGCCAACAAATTACGCCCTTATTAGAGCAGCTTTCTGCAGAGCCGCTAAGCGACGCACAACAAAGTTGCCTGCTGAAAATCCAGCGCTGTCTGGCTCCCGGCGACAATAATGCTCTGCATAATCTGCGCTTGCTCAGCCCGGCGGAACAAAAAGTCGTTGGCTATATTCAGGCGGGAAAATCAAGTAAAGAGATTGCTGCATTATTGCATGTCAGTAAAAAAACCGTTGATTATCATCGCCAGAACATTCGTAAAAAACTTGGCCTTAACAGTGCTTCATTAAGTTTGAAAAGTTATCTGACCCCGTACTTTCCCCGCACTTAA
- a CDS encoding cytochrome P460 family protein — protein sequence MTRRIATHSKLTEKLLKTAAITLLSTGLLSSPVIAEDLPPPAHFNANNEMLLPLDYREWIQVGANVSPNELNNGKAPFNEMRTIYMDRGAFKHWKETGEFRTGTLLLKEVMSITHYQGMTGTGYGAGEVVAVAGMLKDPIKFADEPGQWGFYRFPKLENSEFFQKTSEQYPTGKCSGCHTAGAQDDMVFTQHYPVLTDAKGTGRVAVPVE from the coding sequence ATGACAAGACGCATTGCTACACACTCAAAACTGACAGAGAAACTCCTTAAAACAGCGGCAATAACCCTGCTAAGTACCGGACTGCTAAGCAGCCCCGTCATTGCAGAAGACCTGCCCCCACCAGCTCACTTCAACGCCAACAACGAAATGCTATTACCGTTAGATTATCGTGAATGGATTCAGGTAGGCGCTAACGTTTCACCCAATGAACTCAATAACGGCAAAGCCCCTTTCAATGAAATGCGTACCATTTATATGGACCGAGGTGCATTCAAGCACTGGAAGGAAACCGGCGAATTCCGAACCGGTACTCTTTTACTGAAAGAAGTTATGAGTATCACCCACTATCAAGGCATGACGGGAACAGGTTATGGCGCAGGTGAAGTAGTCGCGGTAGCTGGCATGCTTAAAGACCCGATAAAGTTCGCCGATGAACCTGGCCAGTGGGGCTTCTATCGCTTCCCAAAACTGGAAAACAGCGAATTTTTCCAGAAAACCAGTGAGCAGTATCCAACCGGGAAATGCTCAGGATGCCATACTGCCGGCGCACAGGACGATATGGTATTCACCCAGCATTACCCGGTATTAACCGATGCCAAAGGCACCGGACGGGTTGCAGTACCGGTGGAATAA
- a CDS encoding GNAT family N-acetyltransferase, with the protein MTQPVLIEQTVSAEDFIHLREITGLSPRPVDAVSRGLAASLYAVCIDDNGKTVGMGRIIGDGALNFDIVDVAVDPAYQGQGLGRLIMNALMAWLQSNAPRDSYITLMGDVPALYEKYGFRLTRPRSEGMYYDWSASGDC; encoded by the coding sequence ATGACACAGCCAGTATTGATTGAGCAGACAGTTAGCGCGGAAGATTTTATACATCTGCGGGAAATTACCGGCCTTAGCCCACGACCTGTAGATGCAGTTTCCCGTGGACTGGCTGCGAGTCTTTATGCCGTTTGTATTGATGATAATGGCAAAACGGTTGGCATGGGGCGGATCATTGGTGATGGTGCGCTTAACTTTGATATCGTTGATGTGGCGGTTGATCCGGCGTATCAGGGGCAAGGGCTGGGCCGGCTGATAATGAATGCTTTAATGGCATGGTTACAAAGTAATGCGCCAAGGGATTCTTATATTACCCTGATGGGAGATGTGCCAGCACTTTACGAAAAGTATGGTTTTCGGCTGACCAGGCCCCGCAGTGAGGGCATGTATTATGACTGGTCAGCCTCTGGAGACTGTTAA
- a CDS encoding Lrp/AsnC family transcriptional regulator has translation MQLDRIDRNILSVLQGEARITNQELADRVGLSPSSCLNRVRKLQDAELIGPYLGIVNLAKLFRSVTVVATVSLKDQSTEAFRCFQEAAQAIPEVVECHVVSGSFDLFMRIVAPDMLRYNAINDQLLDVLPGEVNISSHVVLHTPKEFSGYPLNELWEGYN, from the coding sequence ATGCAGTTAGATCGTATTGATCGAAATATTCTTTCGGTGCTGCAGGGTGAAGCGCGGATTACTAATCAGGAATTGGCTGACCGGGTTGGATTATCGCCAAGCTCTTGCCTGAACCGGGTACGTAAATTACAGGATGCTGAGCTGATTGGTCCTTACCTGGGTATTGTTAATCTGGCTAAACTGTTTCGCAGTGTAACTGTAGTTGCGACTGTCAGTCTGAAGGACCAGAGTACAGAAGCATTTCGTTGTTTCCAGGAAGCCGCGCAAGCGATTCCGGAAGTGGTGGAGTGTCATGTTGTCAGTGGTAGCTTTGACTTGTTTATGCGTATAGTTGCGCCGGATATGCTGCGTTATAACGCTATTAATGATCAACTGCTGGATGTGTTGCCCGGTGAGGTAAATATCAGTAGTCATGTGGTGTTACACACACCGAAAGAGTTTAGTGGATATCCGCTTAATGAATTATGGGAAGGGTATAACTGA
- a CDS encoding arginine N-succinyltransferase produces MLIIRPCQPNDLHDLMHISAVVGRGMTSMPADKAAWESKITASQKAFAGEADTSSSTYFMVLEDNETGQVVGTTAIYTGIGLSQPFYSYKVSTLVSSSQQLDMIRQAKVLSMVNDYTGATEIGSLFLLPEYRKPGVGQFLSRARFLLMADFPHLFADTIMAELRGWQDEAGNSPLWQHLGHKFFAMEFQEAVRTAALEGSQFISDMMPKYPIYIDLLPEAAREVIGKPHDSSAPALNMLKKEGFQFTGYVDLFDGGPSVQIARDEIHTVQQSRTADITTDQTTETTGLQQDYIISNGKLANYRLALAPASVDAKGQLHIDTAQLDALQLSEHAQIRYVEARKARPVSNAKVA; encoded by the coding sequence ATGCTGATTATCCGTCCTTGCCAGCCAAACGATCTCCATGACCTGATGCATATTTCAGCTGTTGTTGGTCGCGGTATGACCTCGATGCCTGCAGATAAAGCCGCATGGGAAAGTAAAATCACCGCATCACAGAAAGCCTTTGCCGGCGAAGCGGATACCAGCAGCAGCACCTATTTTATGGTTCTGGAAGATAATGAAACCGGTCAGGTTGTAGGTACTACTGCTATCTATACAGGTATTGGCCTGTCACAACCTTTCTATTCATACAAAGTTTCTACGCTGGTCAGTAGCAGCCAGCAACTGGATATGATCCGGCAGGCAAAAGTTCTGAGTATGGTCAACGACTATACCGGTGCGACTGAAATCGGCTCCCTGTTCCTACTGCCTGAATACCGTAAACCCGGTGTCGGTCAGTTCCTGTCACGGGCGCGTTTTCTGCTAATGGCAGACTTCCCTCACCTGTTCGCCGATACCATTATGGCGGAATTGCGTGGCTGGCAGGATGAAGCAGGCAACTCACCTTTATGGCAGCACCTGGGCCATAAATTCTTCGCGATGGAGTTTCAGGAAGCTGTACGTACTGCAGCCCTTGAAGGCTCGCAGTTTATCTCTGACATGATGCCTAAATATCCAATCTATATTGATCTTCTGCCGGAAGCTGCACGAGAGGTGATTGGCAAGCCTCATGACAGCTCAGCGCCTGCGCTAAACATGCTGAAGAAAGAAGGTTTCCAGTTCACTGGCTATGTTGATCTGTTTGACGGTGGCCCAAGCGTTCAAATCGCCCGGGATGAAATCCATACCGTACAGCAGAGTCGCACGGCAGATATCACTACTGATCAGACCACTGAGACGACAGGCCTGCAACAGGATTACATCATCAGTAACGGCAAACTGGCTAACTACCGTCTGGCACTGGCTCCTGCCAGCGTTGATGCTAAAGGGCAGTTACATATAGACACTGCACAACTGGACGCTTTGCAACTCAGTGAGCATGCTCAGATACGTTACGTAGAAGCACGCAAAGCCCGACCAGTAAGTAATGCCAAGGTCGCCTAA
- a CDS encoding DUF1338 domain-containing protein produces the protein MSGVTMQVDQFFSNLWQDYIQITPQAKAIQELFVASDGEVINDHVAFRTFAGTPLQLDNLEPVILSMGYERQDSYDFKAKKLRAHSFIHPDPKQPKIFCSELLTEQLSEATQAIIARYTVQIEPQSLSPDVFYSARHWDMPSLEDYQTVMAESEYGAWLLAIGVRVNHFTVSINHLNSTDSIETVLQRVKDAGFGINTVGGEIKGTPANLLEQGSTMADRQVYEFGCGAQQEIPTCFYEFAKRYPGADGIVYQGFVEANADKIFESTN, from the coding sequence ATGAGTGGAGTTACTATGCAAGTCGATCAGTTCTTTTCAAACCTTTGGCAGGACTATATTCAGATTACCCCACAGGCTAAAGCTATTCAGGAACTGTTTGTTGCCAGTGACGGTGAGGTGATTAACGATCATGTAGCTTTCCGTACTTTTGCCGGCACACCACTGCAGTTGGATAATCTGGAACCGGTTATTCTTAGCATGGGGTACGAACGTCAGGATAGCTATGATTTTAAAGCTAAGAAACTGCGTGCCCACAGCTTTATTCATCCTGATCCTAAGCAGCCTAAAATTTTCTGCTCTGAATTGTTAACAGAGCAGCTTAGTGAAGCAACTCAGGCAATCATTGCCCGCTATACCGTTCAGATTGAACCTCAGAGTTTAAGCCCTGATGTGTTTTATTCAGCGCGTCACTGGGATATGCCAAGCCTGGAAGATTACCAGACGGTAATGGCTGAAAGTGAGTACGGTGCATGGTTGCTGGCAATAGGTGTGAGAGTTAACCACTTTACGGTGAGCATTAATCATCTAAATAGTACTGATAGCATTGAGACTGTTCTGCAACGGGTTAAAGATGCTGGCTTTGGAATCAATACTGTGGGTGGTGAGATTAAAGGCACACCTGCGAATTTACTGGAGCAGGGTTCTACTATGGCTGATCGTCAGGTGTATGAGTTTGGATGCGGTGCTCAGCAAGAAATTCCAACCTGTTTTTATGAGTTTGCTAAGCGTTATCCGGGAGCAGATGGCATTGTGTATCAGGGTTTTGTTGAAGCCAATGCGGATAAGATTTTTGAATCAACCAACTGA
- a CDS encoding Lrp/AsnC family transcriptional regulator: MDKFDHAIIDLLSENSRQSVAAIGNSVGLSRTAVNDRIRKLEGQGIIRKYTLELGGDLQGQKVSAYFELTFRPFDLQAVKQQFERIPEVRQAHALSGSTDVLLFVEAGSMERLTRIRQQLADLPDLEKIVTSTALEQLV; the protein is encoded by the coding sequence ATGGATAAGTTTGACCACGCAATTATTGATCTACTATCGGAAAATTCCCGTCAGTCTGTTGCTGCGATCGGTAATAGTGTTGGCCTGTCCCGAACAGCCGTTAACGACAGAATCCGAAAGCTGGAAGGTCAGGGTATTATCCGTAAATACACGCTCGAATTAGGTGGTGATTTACAGGGGCAAAAAGTCAGCGCTTATTTTGAGCTGACATTCAGGCCATTTGATTTGCAGGCGGTAAAACAGCAGTTTGAGCGGATTCCTGAAGTACGTCAGGCGCATGCACTGAGTGGCTCTACCGATGTGTTGCTGTTTGTTGAAGCTGGGTCGATGGAGCGTCTTACACGTATTCGACAGCAGTTGGCTGATTTACCAGATCTGGAAAAGATTGTTACTTCTACAGCGCTGGAACAACTGGTGTAA